In Desulfovibrio sp. 86, the following proteins share a genomic window:
- a CDS encoding aldehyde dehydrogenase family protein, translating into MTQITIKNYINGQWQEETGAPTVPLYNPSTGEQISQVPQSGPETSKMAVDSAAAAYPGWRMLSIGRRVTYIYKMREAMLQRKEQLAQAIALDQAKHISEARGEVQRVVEILEAAACAPAMMQGQTLDYIATNISGKVVREPLGVFGGVAPFNFPALVFGWFVPYAIVAGNTFVFKPSTQSPYFMQIMGEIFTEIELPPGVVNIIHGNRDIPGSWYDDARISGICLVGSTPTAQKMAEGCARMCKRSMLLGGAKNMLVVMEDADLTVFRDNYLNSCYGSAGQRCLAGSLVAAVPEIYDKVVEVMVEAASTIKVGDAFDPDVYMGPLISRKAVDFVHTSLAAALAHGQGCALALDRRELDLPEKNKKGFFVGPIIVKDLTPCNPLFTTEVFGPIVGTIKIADMDDALDLIRRSEFGNGACIFTQSQFYAEKFSREADVGMVGVNVGICAPHPYIPFGGIKGSLLGVNKVQGREGFDFFTQNKVTTIRTIDPHAHAHGGAPASKFVRSCVAS; encoded by the coding sequence ATGACGCAGATAACCATCAAAAACTATATTAACGGCCAGTGGCAGGAGGAAACGGGAGCGCCCACAGTGCCCCTGTACAATCCTTCCACCGGCGAGCAGATTTCGCAGGTTCCCCAGTCCGGCCCGGAAACGTCCAAAATGGCTGTGGACTCGGCGGCTGCGGCCTATCCGGGCTGGCGCATGCTCTCCATCGGCAGGCGCGTGACCTATATTTATAAAATGCGCGAAGCCATGCTGCAGCGCAAGGAGCAACTGGCCCAGGCCATAGCGCTGGACCAGGCCAAGCATATTTCCGAGGCAAGAGGCGAAGTGCAGCGCGTGGTGGAAATACTGGAAGCAGCCGCGTGCGCTCCGGCCATGATGCAGGGGCAGACCCTGGACTACATTGCGACAAATATCAGCGGCAAGGTTGTCCGCGAGCCTTTGGGCGTCTTTGGCGGTGTGGCTCCCTTCAATTTTCCCGCCCTGGTTTTCGGCTGGTTTGTGCCGTATGCCATCGTGGCGGGCAACACCTTTGTGTTCAAGCCATCAACGCAGTCGCCCTATTTCATGCAGATCATGGGTGAAATTTTTACGGAAATCGAGCTCCCGCCCGGCGTGGTCAACATCATTCACGGCAACAGGGACATCCCCGGCTCCTGGTATGACGACGCGCGCATTTCCGGCATTTGCCTGGTAGGCTCAACGCCTACGGCCCAGAAAATGGCCGAGGGCTGCGCCCGCATGTGCAAGCGCTCCATGCTGCTCGGCGGGGCCAAGAACATGCTGGTGGTGATGGAAGATGCAGACCTCACGGTCTTTCGCGACAACTACCTGAACTCCTGCTACGGCTCTGCCGGCCAGCGTTGTCTTGCCGGATCTCTGGTGGCGGCCGTGCCTGAAATTTATGACAAGGTTGTCGAGGTGATGGTTGAAGCCGCTTCCACCATCAAGGTGGGCGACGCTTTTGATCCTGATGTGTATATGGGGCCGCTCATTTCACGCAAGGCCGTGGACTTTGTGCACACGTCGCTGGCAGCCGCCCTCGCGCACGGCCAGGGCTGCGCGCTGGCGTTGGACCGCCGCGAGCTGGACCTGCCGGAAAAAAACAAAAAGGGCTTTTTTGTCGGCCCCATCATCGTCAAGGATCTCACGCCCTGCAATCCGCTGTTTACCACCGAAGTGTTCGGCCCCATTGTGGGAACCATCAAGATAGCGGACATGGACGATGCCCTGGACCTGATTCGCAGGTCTGAGTTTGGCAACGGAGCCTGCATCTTTACCCAAAGCCAGTTCTATGCCGAAAAATTCAGCCGCGAGGCCGATGTGGGCATGGTGGGCGTCAATGTGGGCATCTGCGCCCCACATCCGTACATTCCCTTCGGCGGCATCAAGGGGTCGCTCCTTGGCGTCAACAAGGTGCAAGGGCGCGAAGGCTTCGATTTCTTCACCCAGAACAAGGTTACAACCATTCGTACCATTGATCCCCATGCGCATGCGCATGGCGGAGCACCCGCCAGCAAGTTCGTGAGATCTTGTGTAGCGTCGTAA
- a CDS encoding phenylacetate--CoA ligase family protein: MLFNIKQETLPREELEALQLRRLRDLCDRVYANVPFYRKRFDEAGVTPADIKSLADLKLLPFTEKQDLRNYYPFGLFAVPRDHIVRLHASSGTTGKAVVVGYTARDLENWAELMARSMSAAGVTRSDVVHVAYGYGLFTGGLGAHYGAERIGATVVPASGGATRRQAHLMRDFGATVLCATPSYSLHLWEAAQEAGVDFRELALRIGIFGAEPWSEAMRRDIEEKMHIDAMNIYGLSEIMGPGVAMECVEAKCGMHLWEDHILPEIIDPVTGEQLPPGQVGELVLTTLTKEGIPMLRYRTRDLTSLNYTPCCCGRTHVRISRLQGRSDDMLIIRGVNVFPQQIEGLLMESDGLTPNYQIIVGSVNNLDTLEVRVEVSDSLFADEIRKLQMLENRLQKNIKEFLGVTAKVRLMEPRSIQRSEGKAQRIVDQRGKD, from the coding sequence GTGCTTTTCAATATCAAACAGGAAACCCTGCCCCGCGAAGAACTGGAAGCGTTGCAACTGCGCCGCCTGCGCGACTTGTGCGACCGCGTTTACGCCAACGTGCCCTTCTATCGCAAACGCTTTGACGAGGCGGGCGTCACCCCCGCCGACATCAAATCCCTGGCCGACCTGAAACTTCTGCCCTTTACCGAAAAGCAGGACCTGCGCAACTACTACCCCTTCGGCCTGTTTGCCGTGCCGCGCGACCATATCGTGCGGCTGCACGCCTCCAGCGGCACCACGGGCAAGGCCGTGGTTGTGGGCTATACGGCCCGCGACCTTGAAAACTGGGCCGAGCTTATGGCCCGCAGCATGTCCGCCGCAGGGGTCACCCGCTCGGACGTGGTGCACGTGGCCTATGGCTACGGCCTCTTTACGGGCGGGCTTGGGGCGCACTACGGTGCGGAACGCATCGGGGCCACGGTGGTTCCGGCTTCCGGCGGGGCCACGCGCCGCCAGGCGCACCTCATGCGCGATTTTGGCGCTACCGTATTGTGCGCCACGCCCTCCTACTCCCTGCATTTGTGGGAAGCCGCGCAGGAAGCAGGAGTGGACTTTCGCGAACTTGCGCTGCGCATAGGCATCTTCGGAGCCGAACCCTGGTCCGAAGCCATGCGCCGTGACATCGAAGAAAAAATGCACATCGATGCCATGAACATTTACGGCCTTTCTGAAATTATGGGGCCGGGCGTCGCTATGGAATGCGTGGAAGCCAAGTGCGGCATGCACCTTTGGGAAGATCACATCCTGCCGGAAATCATAGATCCCGTGACCGGCGAACAGCTCCCCCCCGGCCAGGTGGGCGAACTTGTGCTGACGACCCTCACCAAGGAGGGCATCCCCATGCTGCGCTACCGCACCCGCGACCTCACCAGCCTGAACTACACGCCCTGCTGCTGCGGCCGTACCCATGTACGCATCTCGCGCCTGCAGGGCCGCAGCGACGACATGCTCATCATACGCGGGGTCAATGTCTTTCCGCAGCAGATCGAAGGCCTGCTTATGGAAAGTGACGGCCTCACCCCCAACTACCAGATCATTGTGGGCTCGGTTAACAATCTGGACACCCTGGAAGTACGCGTGGAAGTCAGCGACAGCCTTTTTGCCGACGAAATTCGCAAACTCCAGATGCTGGAAAACCGCCTGCAAAAGAACATCAAGGAATTCCTGGGCGTCACGGCCAAGGTGCGCCTGATGGAGCCGCGCTCCATCCAGCGCTCCGAGGGCAAGGCCCAGCGCATCGTGGACCAGCGCGGCAAGGATTAG
- the rsfS gene encoding ribosome silencing factor, producing the protein MENNHPNTPSGGRAPKQFSDVPASRKAADLVQWLEEHKALRVVCIDFEGQGGFADALIIASAGSVRHAQSLADGVSLMCREKNYEFLRTEGYAAGQWILVDMNDVIVNIFQEPVRELYALEALWGHGSAAAKTAGREDRGE; encoded by the coding sequence ATGGAAAATAATCACCCCAATACTCCCTCCGGGGGCCGCGCCCCCAAGCAGTTTTCAGACGTCCCCGCAAGCCGTAAGGCGGCGGATCTGGTCCAATGGCTTGAAGAGCACAAGGCCTTGCGTGTGGTGTGCATTGATTTTGAAGGGCAGGGCGGTTTTGCCGATGCCCTGATCATTGCCAGCGCCGGTTCGGTGCGTCACGCCCAGAGCCTTGCTGACGGCGTAAGCCTGATGTGCCGCGAGAAAAACTACGAATTTTTGCGCACAGAAGGGTACGCCGCCGGGCAGTGGATCCTGGTGGATATGAATGACGTTATCGTCAACATCTTTCAGGAACCCGTGCGCGAGCTTTACGCCCTTGAAGCCCTGTGGGGACACGGATCCGCTGCCGCCAAAACCGCTGGGCGCGAAGACCGCGGAGAATAA
- the gpmI gene encoding 2,3-bisphosphoglycerate-independent phosphoglycerate mutase: MTPTLLLILDGWGIAPPGPGNAPYLAKTPNLDALTARCPHGQLIASGRDVGLPKGYMGNSEVGHLNIGAGRVVYQDMTRIDVAVEDGSFAANPVINDVLAAARRGGGKLHLVGLLSGGGVHSHIRHLEALCGMAAGQGIPVRVHALMDGRDCDPHSGMDFIRELEASIKDQPQTRIASLVGRFYAMDRDKHWERVSQAWNVIVHGQAPTAANPEAAVQASYEAGVTDEFMKPVRFDTGDAAPGMADGDAVFFFNFRADRMRELTAAFITPGFEGFDRGKMPALSALASMTSYEASFTLPVAFPKEAVSHGLGQIVSERGMRQLRLAETEKYAHVTYFFNGGVEEPFTGEDRVLVPSPRDVTTYDQKPAMSAPLVTDEFVKAWNSGQYDLVVCNLANGDMVGHTGVVKAAVAACEVVDQCVGRMVEAVEARKGRMLIIADHGNCEVMLTPEGHPQTAHTTNPVPCILLEPDGAVKALADGRLCDVAPTLLALWGLEPSSPMNGRNLALNGADADMAPKEAARG, from the coding sequence ATGACGCCGACGCTGTTGCTGATACTGGATGGCTGGGGCATTGCCCCGCCAGGGCCTGGCAATGCCCCGTACCTGGCGAAAACCCCCAATCTGGACGCCCTGACGGCCCGCTGCCCGCACGGACAGCTCATCGCCTCCGGCCGTGATGTGGGTCTGCCCAAAGGGTATATGGGCAATTCGGAAGTCGGGCACCTGAACATAGGGGCCGGGCGCGTGGTCTATCAAGACATGACGCGTATCGACGTGGCTGTGGAGGACGGCTCCTTCGCGGCCAACCCCGTCATCAACGACGTGCTGGCTGCGGCCAGGCGCGGCGGCGGCAAGCTGCACCTTGTGGGCCTGCTTTCCGGCGGCGGCGTCCACAGTCATATCCGTCATCTGGAGGCCTTGTGCGGCATGGCGGCCGGGCAGGGCATTCCCGTGCGCGTGCACGCCCTCATGGATGGCCGTGATTGCGATCCGCACAGCGGCATGGACTTTATCCGCGAGCTTGAAGCCAGCATCAAGGATCAGCCCCAGACGCGCATAGCCAGCCTTGTGGGCCGCTTTTACGCCATGGACCGCGACAAGCACTGGGAACGGGTCAGTCAGGCCTGGAATGTCATAGTGCATGGTCAGGCGCCCACGGCGGCCAATCCCGAGGCAGCGGTGCAGGCTTCCTACGAGGCGGGCGTTACCGATGAGTTCATGAAGCCCGTGCGCTTTGACACGGGCGACGCTGCCCCCGGCATGGCCGACGGCGACGCGGTCTTTTTCTTCAACTTCCGGGCTGACCGCATGCGCGAACTGACTGCGGCCTTCATCACTCCCGGCTTTGAGGGCTTTGACAGGGGCAAGATGCCCGCGCTGTCGGCTCTGGCGTCCATGACGAGCTATGAGGCCAGCTTTACCTTGCCGGTGGCCTTTCCCAAGGAGGCGGTCAGCCATGGCCTTGGCCAGATCGTGTCCGAGCGGGGCATGCGGCAGCTGCGCCTGGCGGAAACGGAAAAGTACGCCCACGTGACCTACTTTTTCAATGGCGGCGTTGAAGAGCCGTTTACGGGCGAGGATCGCGTCCTTGTGCCGTCGCCGCGCGATGTGACGACCTATGATCAGAAGCCTGCCATGAGCGCGCCTCTGGTGACGGATGAATTCGTCAAGGCCTGGAACTCCGGGCAGTATGATCTTGTGGTCTGCAACCTTGCCAATGGCGATATGGTGGGGCATACCGGCGTGGTTAAAGCCGCCGTTGCGGCCTGCGAAGTGGTGGACCAGTGCGTGGGCCGCATGGTGGAAGCCGTGGAAGCCCGCAAGGGGCGCATGCTCATCATTGCCGACCACGGCAACTGCGAAGTCATGCTCACGCCCGAAGGCCATCCGCAGACGGCCCATACCACCAATCCCGTGCCCTGCATCCTGCTGGAACCTGACGGCGCGGTGAAGGCGCTGGCCGACGGCAGGCTGTGCGACGTTGCCCCCACGCTTCTGGCCCTGTGGGGACTCGAACCCTCATCGCCCATGAACGGGCGAAATCTGGCCCTGAACGGCGCTGATGCGGATATGGCACCCAAGGAGGCCGCCCGTGGCTGA